From Aliarcobacter butzleri, the proteins below share one genomic window:
- a CDS encoding molybdopterin molybdotransferase MoeA, translating to MKKLNYLDFEVAFEKSLEIVTPKITTENIFINEALGRVLSQDVICKKNLPAFNNSAMDGFAIKFSDAGKTLKINQTIFAGDKVEASLSQNECYKIMTGAKVPNDVDTIIPIENCFDVTENSVKIPENLKKGSNLRLEGEEQKVGEIILKKGEILTASKIAILASQGIVVVEVYKKISITVLSTGNELKEPWQEASSDEIYNCNSSLIVSLLKEKGFEATYCGVIPDNLEKSTNFIKNLKSYDVVITTGGISMGDADFMAQAFLSNGLEVAYHGVNIKPGRAMMTGVMNETLVICLPGNPIAASLNTYLFVYPMLKKLQGETAIYHNYIKASNKAKFKTKQGRVEAVLGSIEAGEFLVTKENKYGSGMITVLASSSAILVSSGNDSEILENQEVKIIEFNGRFLDKKVDILN from the coding sequence ATGAAAAAATTGAACTATTTAGATTTTGAAGTGGCATTTGAAAAAAGTTTAGAAATAGTAACTCCTAAAATAACAACAGAAAATATTTTTATAAACGAAGCTTTGGGAAGAGTTTTAAGTCAAGATGTTATTTGTAAAAAAAATCTTCCAGCTTTTAATAACTCTGCAATGGATGGTTTTGCTATAAAATTTAGCGATGCTGGAAAAACTTTAAAAATAAATCAAACTATTTTTGCAGGAGATAAAGTAGAAGCCTCTTTAAGTCAAAATGAGTGTTATAAGATAATGACAGGAGCGAAAGTTCCAAATGATGTTGATACTATTATTCCTATTGAAAATTGTTTTGATGTTACAGAAAATAGTGTAAAAATACCAGAAAATTTGAAAAAAGGTTCAAACTTAAGACTTGAAGGTGAAGAGCAAAAAGTTGGAGAAATCATCTTAAAAAAAGGTGAAATTTTAACTGCTTCAAAAATAGCAATCTTAGCTTCACAAGGAATAGTTGTAGTTGAAGTTTATAAAAAAATCTCAATAACTGTTCTTTCAACAGGAAATGAACTAAAAGAACCTTGGCAAGAAGCAAGTAGTGATGAGATTTATAACTGTAACTCTTCTTTGATAGTATCTTTATTAAAAGAAAAGGGTTTTGAAGCAACTTATTGTGGAGTTATTCCTGATAATTTAGAAAAATCGACTAATTTTATAAAAAATCTAAAAAGTTATGATGTTGTTATAACAACTGGTGGTATTTCTATGGGAGATGCAGATTTTATGGCACAAGCTTTTTTAAGCAATGGTTTAGAAGTAGCGTATCATGGAGTAAATATAAAACCAGGTCGAGCTATGATGACAGGAGTTATGAATGAAACTTTAGTTATTTGTCTTCCTGGTAATCCAATAGCAGCTTCACTAAATACATATTTATTTGTATATCCAATGCTAAAAAAACTTCAAGGTGAAACTGCTATTTATCATAACTATATAAAAGCTTCAAATAAAGCAAAATTTAAAACAAAACAAGGAAGAGTTGAAGCAGTTTTAGGCTCTATTGAAGCTGGTGAGTTTTTAGTAACAAAAGAGAATAAATATGGTTCAGGAATGATAACTGTTTTAGCTTCAAGTAGTGCTATTTTAGTAAGTAGTGGAAATGATTCTGAAATTTTGGAAAATCAAGAAGTTAAAATAATAGAGTTTAACGGAAGATTCCTTGATAAAAAAGTAGATATTTTAAACTAA
- a CDS encoding cysteine desulfurase — MIKLNNLQYNPIKLDFLEDQNYSLDSLVSNFTFDDLCKKYKEKFGFSKIKTFSFSKEGFLGLFLELKGKIAVSFGECEALIQGAKLYESLGFELTWIGLNKDGSVNYQELKDKDIDFLFLSSYVMDTFFEISLDDVKNFTNAKIISSGSAKIDSLSDIVYFDNYKLCGYSLSGVILFNDENIFELLNMAFIDTLAVKCCFEALENQKFNYEVKEKFLEKLKEKLKDNIYFFVDNKKTLPYTLHFALKNIKAREIIRTLAFDNIFLSNGEGCSLGLSKPSRIIQAMGYDETTSRNAISLNFLQDFDEETILKIVDKIEQKYKQIRVLD, encoded by the coding sequence TTGATTAAATTGAATAATTTGCAATATAACCCAATAAAACTTGATTTTTTAGAAGACCAAAACTACTCTTTAGATAGTTTGGTTAGTAATTTTACTTTTGATGATTTATGCAAAAAATATAAAGAAAAATTTGGTTTTTCAAAAATAAAAACTTTTTCATTTTCAAAAGAGGGTTTTTTAGGACTTTTTTTAGAATTAAAAGGAAAAATTGCAGTAAGTTTTGGCGAGTGCGAAGCTTTAATTCAAGGAGCAAAACTATATGAAAGTTTAGGATTTGAATTAACTTGGATAGGTTTAAATAAAGATGGAAGTGTAAATTATCAAGAGTTAAAAGATAAAGATATAGATTTTTTATTTTTATCTTCTTATGTTATGGATACTTTTTTTGAAATATCTTTAGATGATGTAAAAAATTTCACAAATGCAAAAATCATTTCAAGTGGAAGTGCAAAAATCGATAGTTTAAGTGATATTGTATATTTTGATAATTATAAGCTTTGTGGTTATAGTTTGAGTGGAGTAATTCTTTTTAATGATGAAAATATTTTTGAACTTTTAAATATGGCTTTTATTGACACCCTTGCTGTTAAATGTTGTTTTGAAGCTTTAGAAAATCAAAAGTTCAATTACGAAGTAAAAGAGAAATTTTTAGAAAAATTAAAAGAAAAACTAAAAGATAATATCTACTTTTTTGTTGATAATAAAAAAACACTTCCATATACACTTCATTTTGCACTAAAAAATATAAAAGCAAGAGAGATTATACGAACTTTAGCTTTTGATAATATCTTTTTATCAAATGGTGAAGGTTGTAGTTTAGGACTTTCAAAACCTTCAAGAATTATCCAAGCTATGGGATATGATGAAACTACAAGTAGAAATGCAATCTCTTTAAATTTTTTACAAGATTTTGATGAAGAAACTATTTTGAAAATAGTTGATAAAATAGAGCAAAAATATAAACAAATAAGAGTTTTAGACTAA
- the fdhD gene encoding formate dehydrogenase accessory sulfurtransferase FdhD: MTTFSRGENLCSFSTTHKINTKKIIVDKFYKDNFESFEDYVIKDEKIDFYLNGEKLISVMSIKEYQDAHIVGFLLSEAVISTLDDIKSLKISEDGLSVFVEADISNIAYENLFKQKTLTSGCCVGVTGNAEKTFDCAFISTQYSLKSSEILSYMSEFNKSSKLFDDTGCVHKARIVLKDGTFFEAEDIGRHNAIDKVIGLVTLQRKNLKESILYVTGRLSNEMVVKCVMHKIPIVVSKAAVTFEGIKAANEHGVTLIGFAREHRMNVYTHSGRVKID, translated from the coding sequence ATGACAACTTTTTCAAGAGGTGAAAACCTCTGCTCTTTTTCAACAACTCATAAGATTAATACAAAAAAAATAATTGTAGATAAGTTCTATAAAGATAATTTTGAGAGTTTTGAAGATTATGTTATAAAAGATGAGAAGATAGATTTTTATTTAAATGGTGAAAAACTAATATCAGTAATGTCAATAAAAGAGTATCAAGATGCTCATATTGTAGGATTTTTACTTAGTGAAGCAGTTATTTCTACTTTAGATGATATAAAATCACTAAAAATAAGTGAAGATGGTTTGAGTGTTTTTGTAGAAGCAGACATCTCAAACATAGCTTATGAAAATCTATTTAAACAAAAAACTTTAACTTCTGGTTGTTGTGTTGGTGTTACAGGAAATGCTGAAAAAACTTTTGATTGTGCATTTATATCAACGCAATATAGCTTAAAATCAAGTGAAATTTTGAGTTACATGAGTGAGTTTAACAAATCTTCAAAGCTTTTTGATGATACAGGTTGTGTGCATAAAGCACGAATTGTTTTAAAAGATGGAACTTTTTTTGAAGCAGAAGATATAGGACGACACAATGCTATTGATAAAGTTATTGGTCTTGTAACTTTACAAAGAAAAAATTTAAAAGAATCTATTTTGTATGTAACTGGAAGATTGTCAAATGAGATGGTTGTAAAATGTGTAATGCATAAAATTCCAATAGTTGTATCAAAAGCTGCTGTTACTTTCGAAGGTATAAAAGCTGCAAATGAACATGGAGTTACTCTTATAGGTTTTGCAAGAGAACATAGGATGAATGTATATACACATAGTGGAAGAGTAAAAATTGATTAA
- a CDS encoding cytochrome b/b6 domain-containing protein: protein MENSSFFQRNKAYIFTLLGLSLVGFVFVKFLMIMDWEYLIKYTIHVLTGGNLDGVLTPADSGYKAMVNTAFGPNYEAIAPEIIRASNERQLFIWWVFVGEIAIFCFMYAFYGRKSAVITRPNDEVEVFSLFHRSIIWLNVFIIIVLIITGFNITWSLRSGGGYIPFILRGTHEVTGLIWFPIWLLMTIIAFKDIKLLSKNSLINKLVLPGKYKPMKRIIFIVFVAMGAGLLTSGATIWYLHPDAFTHAHYIQFKRALLYVHFGSSVLIMFFLMDFVYSALIAVKGNLKGLITGKYPREYLEQLAPDVLSDIEKREGKVK from the coding sequence ATGGAAAATAGCTCATTTTTTCAAAGAAATAAAGCATATATCTTTACTCTTTTAGGGCTATCATTAGTAGGATTTGTATTTGTTAAATTCTTGATGATTATGGATTGGGAATATCTAATAAAATATACAATTCATGTCTTAACTGGTGGAAACTTGGATGGAGTTCTAACTCCTGCTGATTCAGGTTATAAAGCAATGGTAAATACAGCTTTTGGACCAAACTATGAAGCAATAGCACCTGAAATAATAAGAGCTAGTAATGAAAGACAACTTTTTATTTGGTGGGTTTTTGTTGGTGAAATTGCAATTTTTTGTTTTATGTACGCATTTTATGGAAGAAAAAGTGCAGTAATTACAAGACCAAATGATGAAGTTGAAGTATTTTCGCTATTTCATAGATCAATAATTTGGTTGAATGTATTTATAATTATTGTACTAATAATCACTGGATTTAATATAACTTGGAGTTTAAGAAGTGGTGGAGGATATATTCCATTTATCTTAAGAGGAACTCATGAAGTTACAGGATTAATTTGGTTTCCAATTTGGTTACTAATGACTATTATTGCTTTTAAAGATATAAAACTATTGTCAAAAAATAGCTTGATTAATAAACTTGTTCTTCCAGGGAAATATAAACCAATGAAAAGAATAATCTTTATCGTGTTTGTTGCAATGGGAGCAGGATTGTTGACAAGTGGAGCAACTATTTGGTATTTGCATCCAGATGCTTTTACTCATGCTCATTATATTCAATTTAAAAGAGCATTGCTTTATGTTCATTTTGGGTCAAGTGTTTTAATAATGTTTTTCTTGATGGATTTTGTGTATTCAGCTTTAATTGCTGTAAAAGGTAATTTAAAAGGATTAATTACAGGAAAATATCCAAGAGAGTATTTAGAACAATTAGCTCCTGATGTCTTAAGTGACATTGAAAAAAGAGAAGGAAAAGTTAAATGA
- the fdh3B gene encoding formate dehydrogenase FDH3 subunit beta, which translates to MSNNVDFSRMKFYCDENLCIDCNGCVVACKEAHEIPVGVNRRKVITVNEGVVGKEFSLSMACMHCADAPCQQVCPTDCFYIRTDGIVLHDKDKCIGCGYCLFACPFGAPQFPKNGAFGTKGKMDKCTMCAGGPEETNSPEEFHKYGQNRISEGKVPMCASMCSTKALLVGDANEVALIKTYRATHKGKGIATDSYGW; encoded by the coding sequence ATGAGTAATAATGTAGATTTTTCAAGAATGAAATTTTATTGTGATGAAAACCTTTGTATTGATTGTAATGGTTGTGTAGTTGCTTGTAAAGAGGCACATGAGATACCAGTTGGAGTTAATAGAAGAAAAGTAATTACTGTAAATGAAGGAGTAGTTGGTAAAGAGTTTTCTTTATCAATGGCTTGTATGCATTGTGCAGATGCACCTTGTCAACAAGTTTGTCCAACAGATTGTTTTTATATAAGAACAGATGGTATAGTTTTACATGATAAAGATAAGTGTATAGGTTGCGGATATTGTCTGTTTGCTTGTCCTTTTGGTGCACCACAATTTCCAAAGAATGGTGCATTTGGAACAAAAGGGAAAATGGATAAATGTACAATGTGTGCAGGAGGTCCAGAAGAGACGAATTCTCCTGAAGAGTTCCATAAATATGGACAAAATAGAATTAGTGAAGGTAAAGTTCCTATGTGTGCTTCAATGTGTTCAACTAAAGCGTTACTTGTTGGAGATGCCAATGAAGTTGCTTTAATTAAAACATATAGAGCAACACATAAAGGAAAAGGTATTGCAACTGATTCTTATGGATGGTAG
- a CDS encoding molybdopterin-dependent oxidoreductase, whose translation MGALSNFGRRSFLKMASLATAVTATSAFANTEKVLRDATEEEIKNPFPGSKLIKTICTHCSVGCGVIAEVHNGVWVRQEVAQDHPISHGGHCCKGADMIDKIRATNRLQYPIEKVAGKWNRISWDDAMSKITAKLVELREKFGPDSVMFLGSAKVSNEQGYYIRKFVSMFGTNNIDHQARIUHSPTVAGVANTFGYGAMTNHLGDMHNSKAIIIIGSNPADNHPVAMQHILKGKEQNGAKIIVVDPRFTKTAAKADLYCRIRTGTDIAFLYGVIRLIRENKWYDEKFLNDRVYGVEEIFKECEEYTPEHVEDITGLPKDLLIQAATMYAAADPGCLIWNQGWTQHSIGSSNTRLGSIMQLILGNVGKPGGGCNILRGHDNVQGSTDIGCLSDTLPGYYGLAEGSWKYFAKQWKVDYEWLKGRFKSKELMEAKGNTLSLWIHNVLEAENNKHNGETPLKALVVIGNGISTVTQVHKTKEALDKLDLVVFIDPYVNDAAVITTRNDNLFLLPAASQVETSGTVVNTGRSAQWRSKVVEPLYESRTDHEILFDFAKRMGFYNEFIAGMGKGDNFTWPEDATNEIARALKTIGMKGVTAERLKKQQENWHLFNSSSLKGRGVVEKEYYGLPWPCWDETHPGSPVLYNTSLPVSQGGMGFRANFGLEKNGVSLLAVEGSAPKGSKINGGYAEITGANIEALAGVTLTAEEKVLVEGKNWKNDDSGILVKYALAAGLCPYGNAKAMTIVPSFTDPIPKHREPLHSFRPDLVAKYPAVKDKVNHFRVNVRYESEQMQQDWTKDYPINIVSGRIVEHMGTGTETRASKYLSELSGEMYGELHPTLAGKLGLNDNDMMWVYGTGGGKIKIKCKHSLRVDEHSVFLPQNFSGIWSGESLVNRYPAQTAPYGLGENSTQVTSYGFDQQTACPETKCSLVRIERA comes from the coding sequence ATGGGAGCTTTATCTAACTTTGGTAGAAGAAGTTTTTTAAAGATGGCTTCACTTGCAACAGCTGTTACAGCTACATCTGCCTTTGCTAATACAGAGAAAGTTTTAAGAGATGCAACAGAAGAAGAGATTAAAAATCCTTTTCCTGGTTCAAAATTGATAAAAACTATCTGTACGCATTGTTCAGTTGGTTGTGGAGTAATTGCAGAAGTTCATAATGGTGTATGGGTAAGACAAGAAGTAGCTCAAGATCACCCAATTAGTCATGGAGGGCACTGTTGTAAAGGTGCAGATATGATTGATAAAATTAGAGCAACAAACAGATTACAGTATCCAATAGAAAAAGTAGCTGGAAAATGGAATAGAATTTCATGGGATGATGCTATGAGTAAAATCACGGCAAAATTAGTGGAATTAAGAGAGAAATTTGGTCCAGATTCAGTTATGTTTTTAGGATCAGCAAAAGTAAGTAATGAACAAGGATATTATATTAGAAAATTTGTTTCAATGTTTGGAACAAATAATATAGATCACCAAGCTAGAATTTGACATAGTCCAACAGTTGCCGGTGTGGCAAATACATTTGGATATGGGGCTATGACAAATCATTTAGGTGATATGCATAATTCTAAGGCAATTATAATAATTGGTTCAAATCCTGCTGATAACCATCCAGTTGCGATGCAACATATATTAAAAGGGAAAGAACAAAATGGTGCAAAAATCATAGTTGTTGACCCTAGATTTACAAAAACTGCTGCTAAAGCAGATTTATATTGTAGAATTAGAACTGGAACGGATATTGCTTTTTTATATGGGGTAATTAGACTTATAAGAGAAAATAAGTGGTATGATGAGAAGTTTTTAAACGATAGAGTTTATGGAGTAGAAGAGATATTTAAAGAGTGTGAAGAGTATACGCCTGAGCATGTTGAAGATATTACTGGACTTCCAAAAGATCTATTAATTCAAGCTGCAACTATGTATGCTGCTGCTGATCCTGGATGTTTAATCTGGAATCAAGGTTGGACGCAACACTCAATTGGTTCGTCTAATACAAGACTTGGTTCAATCATGCAACTAATTTTAGGAAATGTTGGAAAACCAGGTGGTGGATGTAATATCTTAAGAGGACATGATAATGTTCAAGGTTCGACAGATATTGGATGTCTATCTGATACACTACCAGGGTATTATGGTTTAGCTGAGGGTTCATGGAAATACTTTGCAAAACAGTGGAAAGTAGATTATGAGTGGCTAAAAGGAAGATTTAAATCAAAAGAGCTAATGGAAGCAAAAGGTAATACTTTATCTTTATGGATTCATAATGTTCTTGAAGCAGAAAATAATAAGCATAATGGTGAAACTCCATTAAAAGCATTGGTTGTAATTGGAAATGGTATTTCGACAGTTACTCAGGTTCATAAAACAAAAGAGGCTTTAGATAAACTTGATTTAGTTGTATTTATTGATCCTTATGTGAATGATGCTGCTGTTATTACAACAAGAAATGATAATTTATTTTTATTACCTGCTGCTTCACAAGTTGAAACTTCAGGAACAGTTGTAAATACAGGAAGAAGTGCTCAGTGGAGAAGTAAAGTTGTAGAACCACTTTATGAATCAAGAACTGACCATGAAATTTTGTTTGATTTTGCAAAAAGAATGGGATTTTATAATGAGTTTATTGCAGGTATGGGAAAAGGTGATAACTTTACTTGGCCAGAAGATGCAACAAATGAGATTGCAAGAGCTTTAAAAACTATTGGAATGAAAGGTGTTACTGCTGAAAGATTAAAAAAACAGCAAGAGAATTGGCACTTATTTAACTCTTCTTCATTAAAAGGAAGAGGCGTAGTTGAAAAAGAGTATTATGGATTACCATGGCCTTGTTGGGATGAAACACATCCAGGAAGTCCTGTTTTATATAATACAAGTTTACCTGTATCTCAAGGTGGTATGGGATTTAGAGCAAACTTTGGTTTAGAAAAAAATGGTGTAAGTTTACTTGCAGTTGAAGGAAGTGCACCAAAAGGTTCGAAAATTAATGGTGGTTATGCAGAGATTACAGGAGCTAATATAGAAGCACTTGCAGGAGTTACTTTAACTGCTGAAGAGAAAGTTCTTGTTGAAGGTAAAAATTGGAAAAATGATGATAGTGGAATTTTAGTAAAATATGCACTTGCAGCTGGACTTTGTCCTTATGGAAATGCAAAAGCTATGACAATTGTTCCATCATTCACAGACCCAATTCCTAAACATAGGGAACCATTGCATTCATTTAGACCAGATTTAGTTGCAAAATATCCAGCTGTTAAAGATAAAGTTAATCACTTTAGGGTTAATGTTAGATATGAAAGTGAACAAATGCAACAAGATTGGACGAAAGATTATCCAATCAATATTGTTTCGGGAAGAATTGTTGAACATATGGGAACAGGAACAGAAACAAGAGCATCTAAATATTTATCTGAACTTTCAGGTGAAATGTATGGAGAATTACATCCAACATTAGCAGGTAAGCTTGGACTAAATGATAATGATATGATGTGGGTTTATGGAACTGGTGGTGGAAAAATAAAAATTAAGTGTAAGCATAGTTTAAGAGTGGATGAACATTCTGTATTTTTACCTCAAAATTTCTCAGGAATTTGGAGTGGTGAAAGTTTAGTAAATAGATATCCAGCTCAAACAGCACCTTACGGACTTGGTGAAAATTCGACACAAGTTACAAGTTATGGATTTGATCAGCAAACAGCTTGTCCTGAGACAAAATGTTCGCTTGTAAGAATAGAAAGAGCATAG
- a CDS encoding twin-arginine translocation signal domain-containing protein, translating into MSDKLNDRRNFIKRASIAASVLAGSVVATAATSENKARGAGSNVGNGVVVGTSTKREILYKKTPQWNTFYDAAK; encoded by the coding sequence ATGAGTGATAAGTTAAACGATAGACGTAACTTTATCAAAAGAGCTTCGATAGCAGCTTCTGTTTTAGCAGGATCTGTTGTTGCAACGGCAGCAACAAGTGAAAATAAAGCAAGAGGTGCAGGAAGCAATGTTGGTAACGGAGTTGTTGTTGGAACATCTACAAAACGAGAGATTCTTTACAAAAAAACACCGCAGTGGAATACTTTTTATGATGCTGCAAAATAA
- a CDS encoding TorD/DmsD family molecular chaperone, with protein MHSVEIDRARGFIYNLLSLLFVEEYAKNNSLEIKNGLKTLASNSFDEGVSFACNEILDYLEKNGDDKLYLDYQNLFLIPFGEFISLSSSWYHEEREGGVMQLKVKEVLAKTKIRRDEKSFKAPEDHFGFIFTLSSYLIEQQIDGTIKENLQKELFKEVTNMYCDELFYKLMACKSPIYSNVGLILGNFCAFERSYLEVSKINK; from the coding sequence ATGCATAGTGTTGAAATAGATAGAGCGAGAGGATTTATATACAATCTTTTATCACTTTTATTTGTTGAAGAGTACGCAAAAAACAACTCTTTAGAGATAAAAAATGGTTTAAAAACTCTTGCAAGTAACTCTTTTGATGAAGGTGTTAGTTTTGCTTGTAATGAAATTTTGGATTATTTAGAAAAAAATGGTGATGATAAGTTATATTTAGATTATCAAAATCTCTTTTTAATACCTTTTGGTGAATTTATATCTTTGAGTAGTTCTTGGTACCACGAGGAAAGAGAAGGTGGTGTAATGCAACTAAAAGTGAAAGAAGTTTTAGCTAAAACAAAAATTAGAAGAGATGAAAAATCTTTTAAAGCACCAGAAGATCATTTTGGATTCATTTTTACTTTAAGTTCTTATTTGATTGAACAACAAATAGATGGAACAATAAAAGAGAATTTGCAAAAAGAACTATTTAAAGAAGTAACAAATATGTATTGTGATGAGTTATTTTATAAATTAATGGCTTGTAAAAGTCCAATTTATTCAAATGTAGGTTTGATTTTAGGAAATTTCTGTGCTTTTGAAAGAAGTTATTTAGAAGTTTCTAAAATAAATAAATAA
- a CDS encoding 4Fe-4S binding protein: protein MQEFIYYNASGLDFPVSEKIFVTTNIEDTKNKNFLISNSKDINSELSALEIDFYIKNSQDDLSKKIKNVLELYEIAAIKYDFSQDIPQTIEISNSLLIISSTNEEYEGFVSNLQNGDFELFKVDELVLKSIEGTIGNFAVTVMSNDKEVVLNVSQIVWFNEKQNKKRTGIYDGSLIETDDLIQTLKNNINSFSYKKFTTYNPNICQYHERKLGETCSSCVEVCPTMAITKDETTKSLVFSNVDCNSCGECVSICPSGSLDSAATSRDSLFELSQFYKTRHPFVISSNIDVENLMVPLKEDVFPLIIDGDILDEATLLTLLQVSGSQIVYFSENISKGTSDAIRILNEIYEKKYQKKAILLVENEIELSGTLNQISFIEDSYFNFNQTELKKREIFSQRLQKIVGNDNLGIVKTGENIHYGRVLVNEANCTLCLSCVGACNVDALFANEADFTLRINPSLCTACGYCEVSCPEADCLTITKDEIELQPSWFKENILAKDKLFACVECGKEFATTKAIEKIASMMAPIFAKSSETKKRTLYCCEDCKAKLMIKEGLLDA from the coding sequence ATGCAAGAGTTTATATACTACAATGCTTCAGGACTAGACTTTCCTGTAAGTGAAAAAATATTTGTTACTACAAATATCGAAGATACAAAAAATAAAAACTTTTTAATTTCAAACTCAAAAGATATAAATAGTGAATTAAGTGCTTTAGAAATTGATTTTTATATCAAAAACTCACAAGATGATTTATCTAAAAAAATTAAAAATGTTTTGGAACTTTATGAAATTGCAGCAATAAAATATGATTTTTCTCAAGATATTCCTCAAACAATAGAAATTTCTAACTCTTTACTTATTATTTCTTCAACAAATGAAGAATATGAAGGTTTTGTATCAAATTTACAAAATGGCGATTTTGAACTTTTTAAAGTTGATGAATTGGTTTTAAAATCAATAGAAGGAACTATTGGAAACTTTGCTGTTACAGTTATGAGTAATGATAAAGAGGTTGTTTTAAATGTCTCTCAGATTGTTTGGTTTAATGAAAAACAAAACAAAAAAAGAACAGGTATTTATGATGGAAGTTTAATTGAAACAGATGATTTGATTCAAACTTTAAAAAACAATATTAATAGTTTTTCTTACAAAAAATTTACAACATACAATCCAAATATTTGTCAATATCACGAAAGAAAATTAGGTGAAACTTGTTCTTCATGTGTTGAAGTTTGTCCTACAATGGCAATAACAAAAGATGAAACTACAAAAAGTTTAGTTTTTTCAAATGTTGACTGTAATTCATGTGGAGAGTGTGTAAGTATTTGTCCAAGTGGTTCTTTAGATAGTGCTGCAACATCAAGAGATTCGTTGTTTGAACTTAGCCAATTTTATAAAACTAGACATCCTTTTGTAATCTCTTCAAATATTGATGTAGAAAATTTGATGGTTCCTCTAAAAGAAGATGTATTTCCTTTAATTATTGATGGAGATATTTTAGATGAAGCTACTTTATTGACACTTCTTCAAGTTTCTGGTTCTCAAATTGTATACTTTAGTGAAAATATATCTAAAGGTACAAGTGATGCAATAAGAATTTTAAATGAAATTTATGAAAAAAAATATCAAAAAAAAGCGATTTTATTAGTTGAAAATGAAATAGAATTAAGTGGTACTTTAAATCAAATCTCTTTTATTGAAGATTCATATTTTAATTTCAATCAAACTGAACTTAAAAAAAGAGAGATTTTTTCTCAAAGATTACAAAAAATTGTAGGAAATGATAATTTAGGTATTGTAAAAACAGGTGAGAATATACATTATGGAAGAGTTTTAGTAAATGAGGCAAATTGTACACTTTGTTTATCTTGTGTAGGTGCTTGTAATGTTGATGCACTATTTGCAAATGAAGCTGATTTTACATTAAGAATAAATCCATCTTTATGTACAGCATGTGGTTATTGTGAAGTATCATGTCCTGAAGCTGACTGTTTAACTATAACAAAGGATGAGATAGAACTACAACCTTCTTGGTTTAAAGAAAATATATTAGCAAAAGACAAATTATTTGCCTGTGTTGAATGTGGTAAAGAGTTTGCTACAACAAAAGCTATTGAAAAAATTGCTTCTATGATGGCGCCAATTTTTGCAAAATCAAGTGAAACAAAAAAACGAACTTTATATTGCTGTGAAGATTGTAAAGCAAAACTTATGATAAAAGAAGGATTATTAGATGCATAG